Proteins from a genomic interval of Deinococcus radiopugnans ATCC 19172:
- a CDS encoding haloacid dehalogenase type II, with protein MTPTVFLDMNETLLDLSALDGLFVAAFGDPGARTQWFGLLLQLALTHTLLGEYRDFSALGGAALRALGEARGLEISGQFQDELSAGVRMLPAHPDTREGLEILRAGGARLVCLTNNPQPVLDAQLEGAGFADLIDGAVSVDPGQMLKPGRAAYEYGLSRTGAHAHDSWLLAAHAWDIAGAKAAGLRTAFVERPGQAQNPLMRADIAGPLPAVARALIGRLGGQA; from the coding sequence TGGACATGAACGAGACGCTGCTGGATCTCTCGGCGCTGGACGGGCTGTTCGTGGCGGCGTTCGGCGATCCGGGGGCCAGAACGCAGTGGTTTGGCCTGCTGCTGCAACTGGCCCTGACCCACACGCTGCTGGGCGAGTACCGCGATTTCTCGGCGCTGGGCGGCGCGGCGCTGCGGGCGCTGGGCGAGGCCCGTGGGCTGGAGATCAGCGGGCAGTTTCAGGACGAGCTGTCGGCGGGCGTGCGGATGCTCCCGGCGCACCCCGACACCCGCGAGGGACTGGAAATCCTGCGCGCGGGCGGGGCGCGGCTGGTCTGCCTGACCAACAACCCCCAGCCCGTGCTGGACGCCCAGCTGGAAGGCGCGGGCTTTGCCGATCTGATCGACGGCGCGGTGTCGGTGGATCCGGGCCAGATGCTCAAGCCGGGGCGGGCCGCCTACGAGTACGGCCTGTCGCGCACCGGGGCGCACGCCCACGACAGCTGGCTGCTGGCGGCGCACGCCTGGGATATTGCGGGGGCCAAAGCGGCGGGATTGCGAACCGCCTTTGTGGAACGCCCCGGTCAGGCCCAGAATCCGCTGATGCGCGCCGACATCGCGGGGCCGCTGCCCGCCGTGGCCCGCGCGCTGATCGGGCGGCTGGGCGGCCAGGCATGA
- a CDS encoding YwbE family protein, whose translation MIPARSQLRPGLTVDIVQKHHQRGGQLTRGVVAQLLTSSATHPHGIKVRLTSGEVGRVQALVTSESERP comes from the coding sequence ATGATTCCGGCCCGGTCACAGCTTCGCCCCGGCCTGACCGTAGACATCGTGCAGAAGCACCACCAGCGGGGCGGGCAACTCACGCGCGGCGTGGTGGCGCAGCTGCTGACCAGTTCGGCCACGCACCCGCACGGCATCAAGGTGCGCCTGACCAGCGGCGAGGTGGGGCGCGTGCAGGCGCTGGTGACCTCTGAATCTGAGCGCCCCTGA
- a CDS encoding addiction module toxin RelE yields MPDAWSKKDERQYQHVKDSELKRGESEDRAEEIAGRTVNKHRREEGRTPNKRTQGTGNPGAALSDLTRDELYNRAREKNIKGRSKMSKAELVEALD; encoded by the coding sequence ATGCCAGACGCCTGGAGCAAGAAGGATGAACGCCAGTACCAGCACGTCAAGGACAGCGAGCTGAAGCGCGGCGAGAGCGAAGACCGCGCCGAGGAGATCGCGGGCCGCACGGTCAACAAGCACCGCCGCGAGGAGGGCCGCACGCCGAACAAGCGCACCCAGGGCACCGGCAACCCGGGCGCCGCGCTGTCTGACCTGACCCGCGACGAGCTGTACAACCGCGCCAGGGAAAAGAACATCAAGGGCCGCAGCAAGATGAGCAAGGCGGAGCTGGTGGAGGCGCTGGACTAG
- a CDS encoding dienelactone hydrolase family protein — protein sequence MSEILLFHHAQGLTSGVVAFADALRKAGHTVHTPDLYGGQTFDTLDDGIAHAKKVGFGKLAQSGVDAAQNLPSALVYAGFSLGVSPAQQLAQTRPGATGALLFHGCLPVSEFGASWPSAVPVQVHAMEHDPFFEEDAEAAHALVQDASEGELFLYPGDQHLFTDRSLPAYDEAATSLLMRRVLAFLHNLS from the coding sequence ATGAGCGAAATTCTGCTGTTCCACCATGCCCAGGGCCTGACGTCCGGCGTCGTCGCTTTCGCGGACGCCTTGCGGAAGGCGGGCCACACCGTGCATACCCCCGATCTTTACGGGGGTCAGACCTTTGACACCCTGGACGATGGCATAGCCCACGCGAAGAAAGTCGGCTTCGGCAAGCTCGCGCAGAGTGGGGTGGACGCGGCCCAGAACCTTCCCAGTGCGCTCGTCTACGCCGGGTTCTCGCTGGGGGTTTCGCCCGCGCAGCAGCTCGCGCAGACCCGGCCCGGCGCCACGGGGGCGCTGCTCTTTCACGGCTGCCTGCCCGTCTCGGAGTTCGGCGCGTCGTGGCCGTCCGCCGTGCCGGTGCAGGTTCACGCGATGGAACACGATCCCTTTTTCGAGGAAGACGCCGAGGCGGCCCACGCCCTGGTGCAAGACGCGTCAGAGGGCGAACTGTTCCTCTACCCCGGAGACCAGCACCTGTTTACAGACCGCAGCCTGCCCGCCTACGACGAGGCCGCCACCTCGCTGCTGATGCGGCGGGTGCTGGCGTTCCTGCACAATCTGAGCTGA